Proteins encoded within one genomic window of Pongo pygmaeus isolate AG05252 chromosome 4, NHGRI_mPonPyg2-v2.0_pri, whole genome shotgun sequence:
- the RPS23 gene encoding small ribosomal subunit protein uS12: protein MGKCRGLRTARKLRSHRRDQKWHDKQYKKAHLGTALKANPFGGASHAKGIVLEKVGVEAKQPNSAIRKCVRVQLIKNGKKITAFVPNDGCLNFIEENDEVLVAGFGRKGHAVGDIPGVRFKVVKVANVSLLALYKGKKERPRS, encoded by the exons ATGG gcAAGTGTCGTGGACTTCGTACTGCTAGGAAGCTCCGTAGTCACCGACGAGACCAGAAGTGGCATGATAAACAGTATAAGAAAGCTCATTTGGGCACAGCCCTGAAGGCCAACCCTTTTGGAGGTGCTTCTCATGCAAAAGGAATCGTGCTGGAAAAAGT AGGAGTTGAAGCCAAACAGCCAAATTCTGCCATTAGGAAGTGTGTCAGGGTCCAGCTGATCAAGAATGGCAAGAAAATCACAGCCTTTGTACCCAACGACGGTTGCTTGAACTTTATTGAG gaAAACGATGAAGTTCTGGTTGCTGGATTTGGTCGCAAAGGTCATGCTGTTGGTGATATTCCTGGAGTCCGCTTTAAGGTTGTCAAAGTAGCCAATGTGTCTCTTTTGGCCCTATACAAAGGCAAGAAGGAAAGACCAAGATCATAA